From the genome of Denticeps clupeoides chromosome 4, fDenClu1.1, whole genome shotgun sequence, one region includes:
- the fbxo36b gene encoding F-box only protein 36b encodes MARLLGETLFQISGQGPAPSKDFFHLEIKKSDVTWRWWRISPRNENKRPGEVVESHTCFLEDRRLQDQVRLVFGTRVLRYITNLCQGHFDYLEHLPNHLLLQIMTYLDLEDIAHLRQTSHRLKMLCDSEEFWEHTVRQTCKTVPEHVEMLARELGWRTVFFTNKLQLQKQISRRRRGLDLLEFEVPLPLGQ; translated from the exons ATGGCGCGTCTCTTGGGGGAAACTTTGTTCCAAATCAGCGGACAGGGGCCGGCGCCCTCGAAAGATTTTTTCCACttggaaataaaaaagtccGAT GTGACATGGAGATGGTGGAGGATTTCCCCGAGAAACGAAAACAAGCGGCCCGGAGAAGTGGTGGAGTCGCACACATGCTTTTTAGAGGACAGGCGGCTACAGG atcaaGTTAGATTGGTGTTTGGCACTAGGGTTTTGCGCTACATCACAAATTTGTGTCAAGGCCATTTTGATTACTTGGAGCATCTGCCAAACCACCTTCTTCTGCAAATTATGACATACCTGGACTTAGAAGACATTGCCCATCTGCGACAGACATCTCACAGATTAAAGATG CTGTGTGATTCGGAAGAGTTTTGGGAGCACACTGTGCGACAAACCTGCAAAACAGTACCAGAGCATGTGGAAATGCTGGCCCGAGAGTTGGGTTGGAGAACTGTGTTCTTCACCAACAAACTTCAGCTCCAGAAGCAAATAAGTCGCAGAAGGCGCGGCCTGGATCTACTGGAATTTGAGGTCCCTCTCCCACTGGGGCAATAA
- the agfg1b gene encoding arf-GAP domain and FG repeat-containing protein 1b isoform X2: MAASAKRKQEEKHLKMLREMTSLPHNRKCFDCDQRGPTYANMTVGSFVCTTCSGILRGLNPPHRVKSISMTTFTQQEIDFLQKHSNEVCRHIWLGLFDERSSVVPDFREPQKVKEFLQEKYEKKRWYVPPEQAKVIASVQASISGSSASSTSSTPEVQPLKTLHLNKIPSNQSPVINRIHAQSAGQEKKFDLLSDLGGDIFAAPPPPTAGSSTFANFAHFNRPSGGVSLPQMASMAMAPPQSGLSGEDRYAALAELDSALSFSVSTGGVVQGNLFGAVPGATSAQAQPVLPNMPQGFGVSAPSTNPFVAAGIAPEPMSTNPFQTNGRATAAGSMSMPTGFGNSNNYCMPTSFSGTFQQPFPGQAPYAQPSAYHQQPNGSGFPVFGHVKPPVASYSQGVTAPGISNNPFMSGAPPGSYPTGSSSTNPFL, translated from the exons ATGGCAGCCAGCGCGAAGCGGAAACAGGAGGAGAAGCACTTGAAGATGCTACGGGAAATGACTAGCCTGCCTCATAATAGGAAATGCTTCGATTGCGACCAGCGCGGCCCGACCTACGCCAACATGACAGTGGGCTCGTTTGTTTGCACCACTTGTTCCGGTATCCT ACGAGGGTTAAATCCCCCGCACAGAGTGAAGTCCATCTCAATGACAACCTTCACGCAACaggaaatagattttttacaGAAACACAGCAATGAG gTTTGCAGACACATCTGGTTGGGCCTTTTTGATGAACGAAGCTCTGTTGTTCCTGACTTTCGTGAACCCCAGAAAGTCAAAGAGTTCCTACAAgagaaatatgaaaagaaaagatg GTATGTCCCTCCAGAACAAGCCAAGGTGATTGCTTCTGTTCAGGCCTCTATTTCTGGCTCTTCAGCCAGCAGCACAAGCAGCACCCCGGAGGTCCAGCCCCTCAAGACTCTGCACCTCAACAAGATTCCATCCAACCAG TCTCCAGTGATAAATCGCATACATGCTCAGTCAGCAGGCCAAGAGAAGAAATTTGACCTCCTTTCTGACCTTGGTGGAGATATATTTgcggccccgcccccgccgACTGCAGGCTCCTCCACCTTTGCAAACTTTGCACATTTCAATAGGCCGTCAG GAGGTGTATCCTTACCCCAAATGGCTAGCATGGCCATGGCCCCTCCCCAGTCCGGTTTATCGGGAGAGGATCGTTATGCTGCTCTAGCAGAGCTGGACAGTGCCCTTAGCTTCTCTGTCTCTACAGGCGGTGTAGTGCAGGG GAATCTTTTTGGAGCTGTTCCTGGAGCCACATCTGCCCAAGCACAACCAGTGTTACCCAATATGCCACAGGGCTTTGGGG TATCTGCTCCATCCACAAATCCCTTCGTTGCTGCTGGAATTGCTCCAGAGCCGATGTCCACAAACCCCTTCCAAACCAATGGCAGAGCAACAGCTGCAG GGTCCATGAGTATGCCAACTGGCTTTGGAAATTCAAACAATTACTGCATGCCCACCAGTTTTAGTGGGACCTTCCAGCAACCTTTTCCTGGACAGGCACCCTATGCTCAGCCTTCTGCCTACCACCAACAACCCAACG GCTCTGGCTTCCCAGTTTTTGGACATGTCAAACCTCCCGTGGCTTCTTATAGCCAGGGTGTCACTGCCCCAGGGATTTCTAATAATCCGTTCATG AGTGGAGCTCCACCAGGTTCCTACCCAACTGGAAGTTCTTCCACAAACCCATTCTTGTAG
- the agfg1b gene encoding arf-GAP domain and FG repeat-containing protein 1b isoform X1, translated as MAASAKRKQEEKHLKMLREMTSLPHNRKCFDCDQRGPTYANMTVGSFVCTTCSGILRGLNPPHRVKSISMTTFTQQEIDFLQKHSNEVCRHIWLGLFDERSSVVPDFREPQKVKEFLQEKYEKKRWYVPPEQAKVIASVQASISGSSASSTSSTPEVQPLKTLHLNKIPSNQSPVINRIHAQSAGQEKKFDLLSDLGGDIFAAPPPPTAGSSTFANFAHFNRPSAQSNSNTDFANFDSFGNSSVSSHFGTSPASQPTHQPPHTGGVSLPQMASMAMAPPQSGLSGEDRYAALAELDSALSFSVSTGGVVQGNLFGAVPGATSAQAQPVLPNMPQGFGVSAPSTNPFVAAGIAPEPMSTNPFQTNGRATAAGSMSMPTGFGNSNNYCMPTSFSGTFQQPFPGQAPYAQPSAYHQQPNGSGFPVFGHVKPPVASYSQGVTAPGISNNPFMSGAPPGSYPTGSSSTNPFL; from the exons ATGGCAGCCAGCGCGAAGCGGAAACAGGAGGAGAAGCACTTGAAGATGCTACGGGAAATGACTAGCCTGCCTCATAATAGGAAATGCTTCGATTGCGACCAGCGCGGCCCGACCTACGCCAACATGACAGTGGGCTCGTTTGTTTGCACCACTTGTTCCGGTATCCT ACGAGGGTTAAATCCCCCGCACAGAGTGAAGTCCATCTCAATGACAACCTTCACGCAACaggaaatagattttttacaGAAACACAGCAATGAG gTTTGCAGACACATCTGGTTGGGCCTTTTTGATGAACGAAGCTCTGTTGTTCCTGACTTTCGTGAACCCCAGAAAGTCAAAGAGTTCCTACAAgagaaatatgaaaagaaaagatg GTATGTCCCTCCAGAACAAGCCAAGGTGATTGCTTCTGTTCAGGCCTCTATTTCTGGCTCTTCAGCCAGCAGCACAAGCAGCACCCCGGAGGTCCAGCCCCTCAAGACTCTGCACCTCAACAAGATTCCATCCAACCAG TCTCCAGTGATAAATCGCATACATGCTCAGTCAGCAGGCCAAGAGAAGAAATTTGACCTCCTTTCTGACCTTGGTGGAGATATATTTgcggccccgcccccgccgACTGCAGGCTCCTCCACCTTTGCAAACTTTGCACATTTCAATAGGCCGTCAG CTCAAAGTAATTCAAACACAGATTTTGCCAATTTTGACTCATTTGGAAACTCCAGTGTGTCCTCACATTTTGGTACCTCACCTGCCTCACAACCTACCCATCAGCCCCCTCACACAG GAGGTGTATCCTTACCCCAAATGGCTAGCATGGCCATGGCCCCTCCCCAGTCCGGTTTATCGGGAGAGGATCGTTATGCTGCTCTAGCAGAGCTGGACAGTGCCCTTAGCTTCTCTGTCTCTACAGGCGGTGTAGTGCAGGG GAATCTTTTTGGAGCTGTTCCTGGAGCCACATCTGCCCAAGCACAACCAGTGTTACCCAATATGCCACAGGGCTTTGGGG TATCTGCTCCATCCACAAATCCCTTCGTTGCTGCTGGAATTGCTCCAGAGCCGATGTCCACAAACCCCTTCCAAACCAATGGCAGAGCAACAGCTGCAG GGTCCATGAGTATGCCAACTGGCTTTGGAAATTCAAACAATTACTGCATGCCCACCAGTTTTAGTGGGACCTTCCAGCAACCTTTTCCTGGACAGGCACCCTATGCTCAGCCTTCTGCCTACCACCAACAACCCAACG GCTCTGGCTTCCCAGTTTTTGGACATGTCAAACCTCCCGTGGCTTCTTATAGCCAGGGTGTCACTGCCCCAGGGATTTCTAATAATCCGTTCATG AGTGGAGCTCCACCAGGTTCCTACCCAACTGGAAGTTCTTCCACAAACCCATTCTTGTAG